In the Acetobacterium sp. KB-1 genome, CTCTACCACTGAGCCACTTCCGCAACGGTACTATTATAACAATTAATTCATCATTCTGCAAGCATTTTGTTCTTGCAATTCAATTTTCATTAGTGTTCCATCCTCCAGCTAAAAGGTTTTATTGCTACATCATTTTAGTTGATATGACATTTCTAGGTTTTTCAGCTTCTGATTTCTTATCCCAGGGCAAGATATCACCTTCATCTTTGAGATAATCAAGGATTTCCCAAATACCTTCACCAGTATAAGAGCTTACTCTAAAAATCGTATCACATCCAGCTAATTCCAGCCAACTCACTGCCTGTTCCACATCAGCGCCAGAGGCATCAATCTGAGTAACCACACCAATACAGGGTCGATTTGCAACGGGAGTAATACATGGCGGATAAAGCGAATAAGGCTCCGTTGCATTAATTAAAAGAGCTACCACATCCGCCTCATAAGAATACAAGGCTAATGCTCTAGCTAAACCTTTCGTTTCTGCATATTCCCCTGGGGTATCAATCACTACATCATAATGATTGACATACTGGGTTTTTTCGTAACGAATCTCTTTTCCTTTTAAGGCTTGTCGTAATGTTGTTTTTCCACATTCACTTCGACCGACTAATATCATTTTTTTCATGTTATGCCTTCACTCTCAGGTTTTTGTAATCTCACAAATTGTAAATTTCAAGGTGTTTTGCAAATAAGTTAAAATCGTTGTGATCGCAGACTCCACCTCTGATATTCTCCCGGTAAACATCAGCGTACCACTGAATCGATCAATAAACCCCAAATCAATAACCGATGTTTTTATAGCTAAATCTCCAGCAATCACCGATATTTCTGATGGTGTCATACTCAGTATCCCGATCGCTGCTTTCTGATAATCAACACTGGGATTCAAGCCCAGTTTTTTATAAACAATTTCATCTGGGCTGGCAATGATATGAGCTAATGTTACTTGCTTACCGGGAACTGTTTCTTGAATAATCCTTAGTTTTCCGTCATTCATATTTAAAATATTTTCCATTAAAATGCCTCCTTTTCTTGATGTCTTTATATTCATTTAGTATTACCGAGTAATTATATCACTTTAAGAAGAAATTAAAATGGAATCGTCTAATTTTTAACTGTATTTTTTCTATAATATCATGGAATATTTCAGCCTTTTTATGCTTGCTAATTCAAAAAAGCAAAAAAACCGCATCATCTGCGGCTAAATTTAGAAATTGGTGACCCATGGGCGACTTGAACGCCCGACACCCTGATTAAAAGTCAGATGCTCTACCAACTGAGCTAATGGGTCATGCTATAATTTACTTTTTGTCTGTCTCCAAACGATTATGAATACTCCCGTTTGCCTAACTAAGTGATTCACACCAAATCAAAGATTTGGGTTCTCTACTTGGCAACTGAGCTAATGGGTATTTAGAGGAGCGTATTTTATTCGAAAACTCTTCTCATCCTAATTGGATGAGTTTTCAATTAAAATGCGTTAGCTTTATCACTGTTGTCTCGCTATGCTCGCCTGCCGACCAATTTCAGGTATGAAATTGGGATAAAGCGTTGGTGGGAGAAGATGGATTCGAACCATCGTAGACGTTGTCAACGGATTTACAGTCCGCCCCCTTTAGCCACTCGGGCATTCTCCCAGATGTTTAAATAATTCTTGACATAAAAATGGAGCTGATGAACGGACTCGAACCGTTAACCTGCTGATTACAAATCAGCTGCTCTGCCAATTGAGCCACATCAGCTTAATCATAAAAATGGAGCTGATGAACGGACTCGAACCGTTAACCTGCTGATTACAAATCAGCTGCTCTGCCAATTGAGCCACATCAGCTTAATCATAAAAATGGAGCTGATGAACGGACTCGAACCGTTAACCTGCTGATTACAAATCAGCTGCTCTGCCAATTGAGCCACATCAGCTTAATGATAAAATATTGACACATATAAATTACGTTGCTTTAAGTCACAGCCAATCAACTCAGCGATTCATTCAAAAATGTTCACTCACTACGTTCATGCATTTTTGGTTCTCTGTTTAAATGGCGACCTGGAAGAGACTCGAACTCTCGACCTCCAGCGTGACAGGCTGGCATTCTAACCAACTGAACTACCAGGCCGCGTGAATATGATGGCGACCTGGAAGAGACTCGAACTCTCGACCTCCAGCGTGACAGGCTGGCATTCTAACCAACTGAACTACCAGGCCGCGTGAATATGATGGCGACCTGGAAGAGACTCGAACTCTCGACCTCCAGCGTGACAGGCTGGCATTCTAACCAACTGAACTACCAGGCCGCGTGAATATGAAATTGGTGACCCCTAGGAGACTCGAACTCCTGTTACCGCCGTGAAAGGGCGGTGTCTTAACCGCTTGACCAAGGGGCCGTAATAAATGCGGATATGAATCATTATGGTTCACACCCGCTTGATGTCTTAATGGCTCCCCAGGCTGGATTTGAACCAGCAACCTATCGGTTAACAGCCGAGTGCTCCACCGTTGAGCTACTGAGGATTATTTAAAATCCCGCAAYGTCCTATCCTCCCAGGCAGTTGCCCACCAAGTACTTTCGGCGCTGGAAGACTTTACTTCTGTGTTCGGTATGGGAACAGGTGTRGCCCTTCCGCCATCATTACGGAACTAGTTAGACTAGTTWNAAACTATTTAATTATAATTGCANNTWTATSAATTKYTTTYYRGTGATCRTNNCGATCACTSGAAACAGCAYAGTGTATAAAATCTTGGATCAAGACCTCGGTCGATTAGTACTGGTCAGCTCCATATGTTGCCATACTTCCACATCCAGCCTATCTACCTGATCGTCTATCAGGGACCTTAACCTTTCGGTGAGATATCTTATCTTGAAGGGGGCTTCGTGCTTAGATGCCTTCAGCACTTATCCTTTCCAAACTTAGCTACCCAGCTATGCTCCTGGCGGAACAACTGGTGCACCAGTGGTTTGTCCGTTCCGGTCCTCTCGTACTAGGAACAGCTCTTCTCAAATATCTAACGCCCACGACGGATAGGGACCGAACTGTCTCACGACGTTCTGAACCCAGCTCGCGTGCCTCTTTAATGGGCGAACAGCCCAACCCTTGGGACCTGCTTCAGCCCCAGGATGAGACGAGCCGACATCGAGGTGCCAAACCTCCCCGTCGATGTGGACTCTTGGGGGAGATAAGCCTGTTATCCCCGAGGTAGCTTTTATCCGTTGAGCGATGGCCCTTCCACTCGGAACCACCGGATCACTAAGCCCGACTTTCGTCTCTGCTCGAGATGTCTCTCTCGCAGTCAATCACCTTTTTGCCTTTGCACTCTAAGAGATGGTTTCCAACCATCCTGAAGGTAACTTTGGGCGCCTCCGATACTTTTTAGGAGGCGACCGCCCCAGTCAAACTGCCCGTCTGACACTGTCCGATGACCGGATTACGGCCACTCGTTAGAATTCCAATCGTACAAGGGTGGTATCCCAAGGGCAACTCCTTCGAAACTAGCGTCCCAAATTCTTTGTCTCCCACCTATCCTGTACGTGCACGATCAAAACTCAATGCCAGATTGCAGTAAAGCTCTACGGGGTCTTTCCGTCCTGTCGCGGGTAACTCGCATCTTCACGAGTACTACAATTTCACCGGGTGTGTTGTCGAGACAGCGCTCAAATCGTTACGCCTTTCGTGCGGGTCAGAACTTACCTGACAAGGAATTTCGCTACCTTAGGACCGTTATAGTTACGGCCGCCGTTTACTGGGGCTTAAATTTGCACCTTCGCTTGCGCTAAGCACTCCTCTTAACCTTCCAGCACCGGGCAGGCGTCAGCCCCTATACATCATCTTTCGATTTAGCAGAGACCTATGTTTTTGCTAAACAGTCGCTTGAGCCTCTTCTCTGCGGCCCCCATAAGGGGGCACTCCTTCTCCCGAAGTTACGGAGTCATTTTGCCGAGTTCCTTAACAACACTTCTCCCGCTCATCTTAGGATTCTCTCCTCGCCTACCTGTGTCGGTTTACGGTACGGGCACCTTCTCTCTCAATAGAAGCTTTTCTTGACAGCGTGAAATCAGCGACTTCCCTACTTATTTTTCGTTCCCCGTCACGCCTTGGCCTTATGAGTAAGGGGATTTGCCTCCCTACTCAGCCTTGACGCTTGGCCCAGCTTTTCCAACCGCTGGGTTCGCTTATCCTTCTGTGTCACTCCATCTCTCAAACAATTAAAGGTGGTACAGGAATTTCAACCTGTTGTCCATCGCCTACGCTGCTCGCCTCGGCTTAGGCCCCGACTTACCCTGAGCGGACGAACCTTCCTCAGGAAACCTTGGGCTTTCGATGGTGAAGATTCTCACTTCACTTTCGCTACTCATGCCAACATTCTCTCTTGTCTTGTGTCCACCAAACCTTACAGTTTCGCTTCGCCCTCAAGACATTGCTCCCCTACCACTATGGTAGTACCATAATCCATCGCTTCGGTGCCAGATTTTAGCCCCGTTCATCTTCGGCGCACAACCACTCGACCAGTGAGCTATTACGCACTCTTTAAATGTGTGGCTGCTTCTAAGCCAACATCCTGGTTGTTTGTGCAGTTGCACATCCTTTCCCACTTAATCTGGACTTGGGGACCTTAGCGGATGGTCTGGGCTGTTTCCCTTTTGACTATGAGACTTATCTCACACAGTCTGACTGCCGTATATAAGTGBATGGCATTCGGAGTTTGATAAGGTTCAGTAAKCTTTACGMCCCCTAGCCTATTCAGTGCTCTACCTCCATCACTCTCTCTACAACGCTAGCCCTAAAGCTATTTCGGGGAGAACCAGCTATCTCCGTGTTCGATTGGAATTTCACCCCTATCCACAACTCATCCAAGCCTTTTTCAACAGACACTGGTTCGGACCTCCACTTGGTTTTACCCAAGCTTCATCCTGGTCATGGATAGATCACACGGTTTCGGGTCTACAGCATGCAACTAGTCGCCCTATTCAGACTCGGTTTCCCTACGGCTCCGTACCTGAAGTACTTAACCTTGCTACATACCGTAACTCGTTGGCCCGTTCTACAAAAAGCACGCAGTCACGTTAGCTCCTGCTGCTTGTAAGCACAGGGTTTCAGTTTCTATTTCACTCCCCTTCCGGGGTTCTTTTCACCTTTCCCTCACGGTACTTTCCGCTATCGGTCAATCAGTAGTATTTAGCCTTGGGGGGTGGGCCCCCCATCTTCCCACAGGGTTACACGTGTCCCGTGGTACTCGTCGATTACCCGTCCATACTATTTTCGTCTACGGGGATCTCACCCTCTGCGTCCGACCTTCCCATGTCGTTCAACTAATAATACAGCCTTGATGTAATCAGGGCTCTTCCTCGTTCGCTCGCCGCTACTAAAGGAATCGATGTTTCTTTCTTTTCCTCTGGGTACTAAGATGTTTCAGTTCCCCAGGTTCCCTCCATAACGCTATGTATTCACGTCACAGTGACTGGTCTTCTACCAGCCGGGTTTCCCCATTCGGATATCTACGCTTTATCGGTTATGTGCACCTACACGTAGCTTTTCGCAGCTTGTCGCGTCCTTCTTCGGCTCTGATTGCCAAGGCATTCACCCTGTGCTCTTTTCTTCTTGATCCTRACGTTTTTACCCAAATTTGTTAAAATTTGGTAAGTCACTAAGCGTTAGCGTGTGACTGATGTAAAAACTAACGCATTTTTCGGCAAAATTCTTCCTTAACTGAATAAGGAATATTGGCGAAAAATACGATCCTAAAATTACGTTTTCGTGTTAAGAAATTGTATTTCAATTTTTTTTTATACACTATGCTGTTTTCAATGATCGACGCTTTTACCCGAATTGAATCAATCCGGTCCTTGCCATGTGTTTGCATGGGGCTGGTGTAATCGCAATTTTTGATGGTGGGCTTGGGAGGACTTGAACCTCCGACCTCACGCTTATCAGGCGTGCGCTCTAACCACCTGAGCTACAAGCCCATGCGTTTGTTTTAAAAATTGGTGGAGATGAGGAGACTTGAACTCCTGACCCCCTGCTTGCAAGGCAGGTGCTCTCCCAACTGAGCTACACCCCCCCAACATTAAAACGTATTAAGTTTATGCTGATTGCTTSTGTCTTGTATAACCAAATGGTCATACAAAAGAAAATAGTACCATGACTTCCTGTATTCCCTAGAAAGGAGGTGATCCAGCCGCACCTTCCGATACGGCTACCTTGTTACGACTTCACCCCAATTACTGACCCCACCTTCGGCAGCTGGTTCCTTACGGTTACCTCACTGACTTCGGGTGTTGCCAACTCTCGTGGTGTGACGGGCGGTGTGTACAAGACCCGGGAACGCATTCACCGCAGCATTCTGATCTGCGATTACTAGCAACTCCAACTTCATGCAGGCGAGTTGCAGCCTGCAATCCGAACTGAGATCTGTTTTAAGGGATTAGCTTCACCTCGCGGTTTCGCAGCCCTCTGTTCAGACCATTGTAGCACGTGTGTAGCCCAGGTCATAAGGGGCATGATGATTTGACGTCGTCCCCACCTTCCTCCGTGTTATCCACGGCAGTCTGCTTAGAGTGCCCAACTAAATGATGGCAACTAACCACAGGGGTTGCGCTCGTTGCGGGACTTAACCCAACATCTCACGACACGAGCTGACGACAACCATGCACCACCTGTCTCTCTGTYCCCGAAGGRAAAGYCYRATCTCTYRGRTKGTCAGAGGATGTCAAGACCTGGTAAGGTTCTTCGCGTTGCTTCGAATTAAACCACATGCTCCGCTGCTTGTGCGGGTCCCCGTCAATTCCTTTGAGTTTCAACCTTGCGGTCGTACTCCCCAGGCGGAGTGCTTATTGCGTTAGCTGCGGCACTGAGTCTCCCCAACACCTAGCACTCATCGTTTACGGCGTGGACTACCAGGGTATCTAATCCTGTTTGCTCCCCACGCTTTCGCACCTCAGCGTCAGTATTTGTCCAGCAAGCCGCCTTCGCCACCGGTGTTCCTCCTAATATCTACGCATTTCACCGCTACACTAGGAATTCCACTTGCCTCTCCAATACTCAAGTCTTTCAGTTTCAAATGCATGTCACCGGTTGAGCCGGTACCTTTCACATCTGACTTAAAAAACCGCCTGCGTGCCCTTTACGCCCAGTAAATCCGGACAACGCTTGTCCCCTACGTATTACCGCGGCTGCTGGCACGTAGTTAGCCGGGACTTTCTTCTTGGGTACCGTCTTTTTTTCTTCCCCAATAACAGAGCTTTACGATCCGAAAACCTTCTTCACTCACGCGGTATTGCTGCGTCAGGGTTTCCCCCATTGCGCAATATTCCCCACTGCTGCCTCCCGTAGGAGTCTGGACCGTGTCTCAGTTCCAGTGTGACCGTTCGCCCTCTCAGACCGGTTACCCATCGTCGCCTTGGTGAGCTGTTATCTCACCAACTAGCTAATGGGACGCGGGTCCATCCTATGGCACCGGAGCGTTTAATACATCTGCCATGCGACAAATATATCTTATAAGGCATTACTCCCAGTTTCCCGAGGCTATTCCTTTCCATAGGGTAGGTTACCCACGCGTTACTCACCCGTTCGCCACTTTCTAAAAGATCCGTGCAAGCACTTCTCTTTTGTCTCGTTCGACTTGCATGTGTTAAGCATACCGCCAGCGTTCGTCCTGAGCCAGGATCAAACTCTCAATAAAAGTTTGTATTTAAAGCCGTTAGGCTTAAAATGCTGTCTCATGAATAACTGTATTTTATACTCTACCGAGTGCACTTTATCCTCTGCCGAGTTAATGTTTTAAAGAGTACATCTCTCTGTTTCTATTTTAGCCTCATTCATCCTTGCGGATGTTTCGGCTGTTTTACAGGTTTTATGGTACTATTCTCTTTTCTATGACCGCTGCATCTCAGGTGATTTTTAATCATTCCCCACCGAAGAAGCTTTTCTATTGTATCGTCGTTTCTCTTAGTTGTCAAGCTGTTTTTTGAAATTCTTTTAAGTTGTGTTCTATGTTGCTCTGTTTTCGCTGTCGCCGTTTTTGACGACCTTGTTAGTATAAATATTTTCCAACTCTTTGTCAACTGGTTTTTGCAAAAACGTCACATCTTTTTTACTGCCGGTAAAACACTCTTTCCATCCTAAACATCCTGACCAATTTATCACCATCAGTAAGGTTAACAAACGATCCAAATAATATGAAGATCAGTCCAATCCCGATATTTAATGTAATGGCTTCACCCAGAATAACGAATGCAAAAATCGGTGCAACCATCGGTTTGATAAAGAATGCTACTGAAGCCGTGGATGGCCCGGCAATTTCGACCGTTTTCAGATAAAAGTAATAGCCGATCCCAGTCACACATACCCCCAGATAAAAAAGCAGCGGTGCGTTTTTCAGACTTACACCCTGAAAGACGGGTTGACCGCTAACAAACAATATGACCAATAATACCCCCGAGCCCATCAAAAAACTAAAACTGTTTTGAGCTACACCGCCGATTTTACCAATCTTTTTTTTACCATAGGCGGTATACAACCCAAAGGCAATAGCTGCCACCAGGGTCAATAACAAAAACCAGATATTACTTTCGCCGGAGACGAGTTTTTGAGGATTCATCACAATAATCAACCCGATTATACTAATGGTAAGCGCAATGGCCTTTTTTTTCGTGAATTTTTCATGAACAATAAAGTGAGCAAAGACCATGGTAAATACCGGATTGATCGAAAAAATCAATGCCGCCAAGCTTGCGTTAATGCCCATTAAACCGATTTGGAAAAGCACCATACTAAAGCAGATGCAGATTAATCCCAGTATAAAAAGATAACCCAGGTCGCTTTTGCTCAGCTTTATCTTTCTTTTCCTGATATCGCCAATTGCAAAAGGCAACAAAAAAAGCCCTCCTATTAAGAAGCGGATAAAGGTCAGCTGAATTGGATTAAAGGTTGCTCCCCCAATTTTCAAGGCAACCTCCATCGATCCGAAAAGCATCCCGGTTAAAAAAACATAGATGTAGATTTTTTTCATTATTTCCTCTTTCCAGTTATAATTTTACACGGCTGGCACAGAACTTTGCACTTGTGCTGCATCGTCATCATTGTGAGAATACTAATCAGCAGTTTAGTAGACTTCCTTCTTTCCCCTTATATTGCCTTTAATAAACAGTAGTTGATTACCAACTCTACGGCAGACTCAACAATTCCCGCTGTCATCCCCCAAATCACATCATCTCGATAGGTATAAAAATTTATCTCATAAGTCCCTTTAACCCAAGGGTAATCTTTTCCACCGGGAATACACTCGTAGGGAAAATCGCCGGGTTGCTCGTGACTCAGATGATTGAGATACTTTTTAGGTTCATGTTCTTCAAAAAAACGCACTGCCACAGTAAAAACTTCGCTAACTTCTTCTCGACTGAAACTATACTTATAATCCCTAAGAATTGCAATAAAGGGATGAACAATAAAATTAAACGGCGATATGAAAACATCACCGGGTCCCAGTATTTCGATTTGCTGACGATCAACCAGCAGCTCTTCGATGGTTTCGCGAATT is a window encoding:
- a CDS encoding EutP/PduV family microcompartment system protein; translation: MKKMILVGRSECGKTTLRQALKGKEIRYEKTQYVNHYDVVIDTPGEYAETKGLARALALYSYEADVVALLINATEPYSLYPPCITPVANRPCIGVVTQIDASGADVEQAVSWLELAGCDTIFRVSSYTGEGIWEILDYLKDEGDILPWDKKSEAEKPRNVISTKMM
- a CDS encoding BMC domain-containing protein produces the protein MENILNMNDGKLRIIQETVPGKQVTLAHIIASPDEIVYKKLGLNPSVDYQKAAIGILSMTPSEISVIAGDLAIKTSVIDLGFIDRFSGTLMFTGRISEVESAITTILTYLQNTLKFTICEITKT
- a CDS encoding DMT family transporter; translation: MKKIYIYVFLTGMLFGSMEVALKIGGATFNPIQLTFIRFLIGGLFLLPFAIGDIRKRKIKLSKSDLGYLFILGLICICFSMVLFQIGLMGINASLAALIFSINPVFTMVFAHFIVHEKFTKKKAIALTISIIGLIIVMNPQKLVSGESNIWFLLLTLVAAIAFGLYTAYGKKKIGKIGGVAQNSFSFLMGSGVLLVILFVSGQPVFQGVSLKNAPLLFYLGVCVTGIGYYFYLKTVEIAGPSTASVAFFIKPMVAPIFAFVILGEAITLNIGIGLIFILFGSFVNLTDGDKLVRMFRMERVFYRQ
- a CDS encoding CoA pyrophosphatase encodes the protein MIGERNFSQYAVLVVLLETEEGPAFLFEKRAETLNRQPGEICFPGGRLEEGETPLEAAIRETIEELLVDRQQIEILGPGDVFISPFNFIVHPFIAILRDYKYSFSREEVSEVFTVAVRFFEEHEPKKYLNHLSHEQPGDFPYECIPGGKDYPWVKGTYEINFYTYRDDVIWGMTAGIVESAVELVINYCLLKAI